Proteins from a genomic interval of Anolis sagrei isolate rAnoSag1 chromosome 1, rAnoSag1.mat, whole genome shotgun sequence:
- the CLDN20 gene encoding claudin-20 isoform X1, translating into MVVRQGTGSTAVLIIPESYFCLIKKKSKCNFLRGLEIFTFKEVAFLLFSLPRNHLGAPIQRQLQPWLGSYQTVTHVYNNRREPGRQKVTANRIMASGALQFFAFVLALFGVFGAITATLLPNWKVSADMGSNIITAITQMQGLWMDCTWYSTGMFSCTLKYSILSLPVYIQAARTTMVLSCILSSFGICLATVGMKCTRLGGNRDTKSHTSFAGGVFFILAGIFGLIPTAWYTREIISNFLDPNIPESNKHEPGGAVYIGFISAGLLLAAGAIFGTSCLRKQQRAWIYPNKPQQPFPGAQQENTSGYNLKDYV; encoded by the exons ATGGTAGTGAGACAGGGAACCGGCAGCACTGCTGTGCTCATAATACCAGAGAGCTATTtttgtttaataaaaaaaaaaagcaaatgcaaTTTTTTACGGGGACTAGAGATCTTTACTTTCAAAGAGGTTGCGTTCCTACTATTTTCCCTGCCAAGAAACCATCTTGGAGCTCCAATTCAAAG ACAGCTACAGCCTTGGCTGGGGAGCTATCAGACAGTTACACACGTTTACAACAACAGGAGAGAACCAGGCAGACAAAAGGTGACTGCAAATCGCATCATGGCATCAGGAGCTCTGCAATTCTTCGCATTCGTCCTCGCCTTGTTTGGTGTGTTTGGCGCAATCACAGCCACCTTACTGCCCAACTGGAAAGTGAGCGCAGACATGGGTTCAAACATCATCACAGCCATAACTCAGATGCAAGGGCTCTGGATGGACTGCACATGGTACAGCACTGGGATGTTTAGCTGCACACTGAAATACTCCATTCTTTCTCTCCCTGTTTACATCCAAGCGGCACGGACCACCATGGTTTTGTCTTGTATTCTCTCCTCTTTTGGGATCTGCCTTGCCACAGTTGGGATGAAGTGCACCCGGCTTGGAGGGAACAGAGACACCAAAAGCCACACTTCATTTGCAGGAGGAGTCTTCTTTATCCTCGCAGGAATATTTGGCTTGATACCAACAGCCTGGTACACCAGAGAGATCATTTCAAATTTCCTGGACCCAAACATCCCAGAAAGCAATAAACATGAACCAGGAGGAGCAGTTTACATCGGATTCATTTCAGCAGGACTTCTGCTTGCTGCAGGTGCCATCTTTGGCACTTCCTGTTTGAGAAAACAGCAGAGGGCCTGGATTTACCCCAACAAACCACAGCAACCCTTCCCAGGAGCTCAGCAAGAAAACACATCAGGTTACAACCTGAAGGACTATGTGTAA
- the CLDN20 gene encoding claudin-20 isoform X2: MASGALQFFAFVLALFGVFGAITATLLPNWKVSADMGSNIITAITQMQGLWMDCTWYSTGMFSCTLKYSILSLPVYIQAARTTMVLSCILSSFGICLATVGMKCTRLGGNRDTKSHTSFAGGVFFILAGIFGLIPTAWYTREIISNFLDPNIPESNKHEPGGAVYIGFISAGLLLAAGAIFGTSCLRKQQRAWIYPNKPQQPFPGAQQENTSGYNLKDYV; this comes from the coding sequence ATGGCATCAGGAGCTCTGCAATTCTTCGCATTCGTCCTCGCCTTGTTTGGTGTGTTTGGCGCAATCACAGCCACCTTACTGCCCAACTGGAAAGTGAGCGCAGACATGGGTTCAAACATCATCACAGCCATAACTCAGATGCAAGGGCTCTGGATGGACTGCACATGGTACAGCACTGGGATGTTTAGCTGCACACTGAAATACTCCATTCTTTCTCTCCCTGTTTACATCCAAGCGGCACGGACCACCATGGTTTTGTCTTGTATTCTCTCCTCTTTTGGGATCTGCCTTGCCACAGTTGGGATGAAGTGCACCCGGCTTGGAGGGAACAGAGACACCAAAAGCCACACTTCATTTGCAGGAGGAGTCTTCTTTATCCTCGCAGGAATATTTGGCTTGATACCAACAGCCTGGTACACCAGAGAGATCATTTCAAATTTCCTGGACCCAAACATCCCAGAAAGCAATAAACATGAACCAGGAGGAGCAGTTTACATCGGATTCATTTCAGCAGGACTTCTGCTTGCTGCAGGTGCCATCTTTGGCACTTCCTGTTTGAGAAAACAGCAGAGGGCCTGGATTTACCCCAACAAACCACAGCAACCCTTCCCAGGAGCTCAGCAAGAAAACACATCAGGTTACAACCTGAAGGACTATGTGTAA